From Thermodesulfobacteriota bacterium, a single genomic window includes:
- a CDS encoding type II toxin-antitoxin system YafQ family toxin, protein MLTPSYTKQFERDIKRMRKQGKNLDKLKIIICSIMTEEPLDAIHRDHKLLGNWKGRRECHIESDWLLIYVVDSDLVIFERTGTHADLFQK, encoded by the coding sequence ATGCTTACCCCTTCCTATACAAAGCAGTTTGAGCGCGACATCAAGCGGATGAGAAAGCAAGGGAAAAATCTTGATAAGCTGAAAATAATCATCTGCTCCATAATGACGGAAGAACCGCTTGATGCCATTCATCGCGACCATAAGTTGCTTGGCAACTGGAAGGGACGACGGGAATGCCACATTGAATCTGACTGGCTGTTGATTTATGTGGTTGATTCAGATCTCGTTATTTTCGAGCGGACCGGCACGCACGCTGATTTATTTCAAAAATAA
- a CDS encoding type II toxin-antitoxin system RelB/DinJ family antitoxin, which produces MGKTSTIRARIEPALKGKAENIFQKLGLTTTQAITLFYKQVELKKGLPFDVAIPNKITRKTFSDTDAGRDLIVCTDTDDMFKKLGL; this is translated from the coding sequence ATGGGTAAAACATCCACCATCAGAGCGCGAATTGAACCAGCCTTAAAAGGGAAAGCTGAGAACATATTTCAAAAGCTTGGATTGACGACAACTCAGGCAATAACCCTGTTCTATAAGCAGGTTGAATTAAAAAAGGGGCTCCCTTTTGATGTAGCCATTCCGAATAAGATCACCCGTAAAACGTTTTCCGATACGGATGCCGGTCGCGATTTGATTGTTTGCACAGATACTGACGATATGTTTAAAAAGTTAGGCCTCTGA
- a CDS encoding insulinase family protein: MTCRGNALTVGRECHGYIVRKIIPFKEIHGVVYEFEHLATGARHLHVAVEDQENCFAVGFKTIPRDSTGVAHILEHTILCGSKKYPVRDPFFSMIRRSLNSFMNAFTASDWTMYPFASPNRKDFYNLMDVYLDAVFFPVLSELSFKQEGHRLDTAGGGDDDNKVLSYQGVVYNEMKGAMSSPDQVLSHALLEHLYPDTTYHFNSGGDPGVIPSLSHEQLVAFHRRHYHPSNAFFYTYGDIPAADHLEYISRRVLDGVGRIDPGTEVPSQPRWQAPRQAACAYAISEDEEDIDRKHQVCVAWLTSDIRDSFTVLALLVLEEVLLGNPASPLYKALIDSGMGSSLSDGTGFSADIRDTMFACGLKDVKKEDAPAVEALIIKTLAGLADNGIDRDLVDAAVHQIEFHRKEITNSPYPYGLKLFLSLASGWFHGAPPEEMINIDPDIKRLYDEMAAGPFLENMIRTCFLDNPHRVTLTLSPDTELAERENRQVAETLEKTRQALSEADMKKIEEDNALLLRLQEAEEDLSVLPTLELSDIPPEVARIREQAGPPSVVCFPQPTSGIFYFSAAAGTAELPEDLTLLAPFFCAALPRMGTKKRDYLEVARFIDRYTGGIGLSAQSHTRYTPAGECVAYVSFTGKCLERNQERLFEIIRELFCEFDFSNLERLRQLLMEYRASLESAVVHNGHRLAMSLASRNFSPASALSEQWYGVRQLQYIKAITADLNETALAAIATDLRRAAVALLRQGNLRTGLTGDDPMLGPAVSFAESLAAALPEAAGSDAFAPPVIAPPADIPLEGWSTATAVSFVASVFNTIRLGHPDAPALAVIARLLKSSFLHREIREKGGAYGGYALYNSEDGQFCFASYRDPHIVNTLEVYRRAAAFIQEDNFSDEEIKESILQVCSDIDRPLTPAEKGLRAFQRKLMALSDDQRQSFKEGVLAVTKARVVAAARACFPGDTRQYGIAVISDKDKLEAANHELVPPLALNKI, from the coding sequence ATGACCTGTCGCGGGAACGCCCTTACCGTGGGCCGGGAGTGCCACGGCTATATCGTTAGAAAAATTATTCCCTTCAAAGAAATTCACGGCGTTGTTTATGAATTCGAGCATCTGGCCACCGGCGCCCGGCACCTGCATGTCGCCGTCGAGGATCAGGAGAACTGCTTTGCCGTGGGCTTTAAGACCATCCCCCGGGACTCCACCGGCGTGGCCCACATCCTGGAGCACACCATCCTGTGCGGTTCAAAGAAGTATCCCGTCCGGGACCCCTTCTTCTCCATGATCAGGCGAAGCCTGAACTCCTTCATGAACGCCTTTACCGCTTCCGACTGGACCATGTATCCCTTTGCCTCGCCCAATCGCAAGGATTTCTACAACCTCATGGACGTCTACCTGGACGCGGTTTTTTTCCCGGTTCTGTCCGAGCTGAGCTTCAAGCAGGAAGGACACCGGCTCGACACCGCTGGCGGCGGCGACGACGACAACAAGGTCCTGTCTTACCAGGGCGTGGTCTACAATGAAATGAAAGGCGCCATGTCCTCCCCGGACCAGGTGCTGTCCCACGCGCTCCTGGAACACCTTTATCCGGACACCACCTATCATTTCAATTCCGGCGGCGATCCCGGCGTCATCCCGTCCCTGTCCCACGAACAGCTGGTGGCCTTTCATCGCCGGCACTACCATCCCAGCAACGCCTTTTTCTACACCTACGGCGACATCCCGGCGGCCGACCACCTGGAATATATCAGCCGCCGGGTGCTGGACGGCGTCGGCCGCATCGACCCCGGCACGGAGGTGCCTTCCCAGCCGAGATGGCAGGCGCCCCGTCAGGCTGCCTGCGCTTATGCCATTTCTGAGGACGAGGAGGACATTGACCGGAAGCACCAGGTCTGCGTGGCCTGGCTGACGTCCGACATCCGCGACAGCTTCACGGTCCTGGCCCTGCTGGTGTTAGAAGAGGTGCTGCTGGGCAACCCGGCGTCCCCCCTCTACAAGGCCCTGATCGATTCCGGAATGGGATCTTCCCTGTCCGACGGCACCGGGTTTTCCGCCGACATCCGGGACACCATGTTCGCCTGCGGCCTGAAGGACGTGAAGAAAGAGGACGCGCCGGCTGTCGAAGCCCTCATCATCAAGACCCTGGCCGGACTGGCCGATAACGGCATCGACCGCGACCTGGTCGACGCGGCCGTACACCAGATCGAATTCCACCGCAAGGAGATCACCAACTCGCCCTACCCATACGGCCTGAAACTGTTTTTAAGCCTGGCCTCCGGCTGGTTCCACGGCGCCCCGCCCGAGGAGATGATCAACATCGATCCGGATATCAAACGCCTTTACGATGAAATGGCGGCCGGGCCGTTTCTGGAAAACATGATCCGGACCTGCTTCTTGGACAACCCCCACCGGGTGACCCTGACCCTTTCCCCGGACACGGAACTGGCCGAGCGGGAGAACCGGCAGGTGGCCGAAACCCTGGAGAAAACCCGGCAGGCACTGTCCGAAGCGGACATGAAAAAAATCGAGGAAGACAACGCGCTTCTGCTCCGTCTTCAGGAGGCCGAGGAGGATTTATCGGTGCTGCCGACCCTGGAGTTGTCCGACATCCCGCCGGAGGTCGCCAGGATCAGGGAGCAGGCCGGGCCGCCATCCGTCGTCTGCTTCCCCCAGCCGACCTCGGGCATCTTCTATTTCTCGGCCGCGGCCGGGACCGCCGAGTTGCCGGAGGACCTGACGCTGCTGGCCCCGTTTTTCTGCGCCGCCCTGCCGCGCATGGGCACCAAGAAAAGGGATTATCTGGAGGTGGCCCGGTTTATCGATCGCTATACCGGCGGCATCGGCCTGTCCGCCCAGTCCCATACCCGCTACACCCCGGCTGGAGAATGCGTGGCCTATGTTTCCTTTACCGGCAAGTGCCTGGAGAGAAACCAGGAGCGGCTGTTTGAAATCATCCGGGAACTTTTCTGCGAGTTTGATTTCTCCAACCTCGAACGCCTCCGGCAGCTGCTGATGGAATACCGGGCCTCCCTGGAATCGGCGGTGGTGCACAACGGCCACCGCCTGGCCATGTCCCTGGCCTCGCGCAACTTCTCGCCTGCCAGCGCCCTGTCCGAGCAGTGGTACGGCGTCCGGCAACTGCAATACATTAAAGCCATCACCGCCGACCTGAATGAGACGGCGCTTGCGGCCATCGCAACTGACCTGCGCCGGGCAGCGGTTGCCCTGCTGCGGCAGGGGAACTTGAGAACCGGTCTGACCGGCGATGACCCCATGCTGGGCCCGGCCGTTTCTTTTGCCGAGTCCCTGGCGGCCGCGCTGCCCGAAGCAGCCGGCAGTGATGCTTTCGCCCCGCCGGTCATCGCCCCGCCGGCGGACATTCCCCTGGAGGGGTGGAGCACGGCCACGGCCGTCTCTTTTGTGGCCTCGGTTTTCAACACCATCCGCCTGGGTCACCCGGACGCGCCGGCCCTGGCCGTCATCGCCCGGCTGCTCAAATCCTCCTTTCTGCACCGGGAGATCCGCGAAAAAGGCGGGGCCTATGGCGGATACGCCCTCTACAATTCCGAGGACGGCCAATTCTGTTTTGCCTCTTACCGGGATCCCCACATCGTCAATACCCTGGAGGTTTACCGCCGGGCGGCGGCGTTCATCCAGGAGGACAACTTTTCCGACGAGGAGATCAAGGAGTCCATCCTGCAGGTCTGCTCGGACATTGACCGGCCCCTGACGCCGGCGGAAAAGGGGTTGCGGGCCTTTCAGCGCAAACTGATGGCCCTGTCCGACGATCAGCGGCAGTCCTTCAAGGAGGGGGTGCTGGCCGTCACCAAAGCCAGGGTCGTCGCGGCCGCCCGCGCCTGTTTCCCGGGCGATACGCGTCAATACGGCATCGCCGTCATCTCGGATAAAGACAAGCTGGAGGCGGCCAACCACGAACTCGTCCCGCCGCTGGCGTTAAACAAGATTTGA